One window of Populus nigra chromosome 5, ddPopNigr1.1, whole genome shotgun sequence genomic DNA carries:
- the LOC133693179 gene encoding double-stranded RNA-binding protein 1-like yields MPTNEGFSGVSNCYVFKSRLQEYAQKAGLPTPVYETIKEGPSHEPSFRSTVIVKEVRYDSLPGFFNRKAAEQSAAEVALVELAKAGQINESTSQPVHETGLCKNLLQEYAQKMNYAIPLYECQKDETPGRGLVFKCTVEIGGIRYIGASAKTKKEAEIKAARTALLAIQSSGSDKPSGNSQLTVIPCRKRGVETSVQEEMANIPKPKKARFKKKRLKNKLSGDRIDNAQSELTENLDTMDGQSGSETDQTDGSIIRGANCKPLAMGTTMTAHDGKPDTDLNETETSDTKGALTSNDFGNPGSGQSASPNFNQSNHGTGAEISAESNAGKGKVTGIIEATSMANNPVLAQIGASNA; encoded by the exons ATGCCCACCAACGAAGGATTCTCAG GTGTATCCAATTGCTACGTGTTCAAGAGTAGATTGCAGGAGTATGCACAAAAGGCAGGCTTGCCTACTCCTGTATATGAGACAATCAAAGAAGGCCCTTCTCATGAGCCATCCTTCAGGTCGACAGTGATTGTGAAGGAAGTTAGATATGATTCTTTACCTGGTTTTTTCAATAGGAAGGCGGCAGAGCAATCGGCTGCTGAGGTTGCTCTCGTGGAGTTGGCTAAAGCTGGCCAAATTAATGAATCCACTTCTCAACCTGTT cATGAAACAGGATTATGCAAGAATCTACTTCAGGAGTATGCACAAAAGATGAATTATGCAATTCCGTTATATGAGTGCCAAAAGGATGAAACACCAGGTCGAGGGCTCGTTTTTAAATGTACTGTTGAGATTGGGGGGATTCGGTATATTGGAGCATcagcaaaaaccaaaaaagaagcGGAGATCAAAGCTGCTAGAACTGCTTTGTTAGCAATCCAATCGAGTGGATCTGATAAACCAAGTGGCAACTCTCAATTAACGGTAATTCCATGTAGAAAGAGGGGAGTTGAGACTAGTGTTCAAGAGGAGATGGCAAATATTCCCAAGCCTAAGAAGGCCcggtttaaaaagaaaaggttgaaaAACAAACTCTCCGGGGACAGGATAGACAATGCTCAAAGTGAACTTACTGAAAACTTGGATACTATGGATGGTCAATCTGGATCAGAAACAGATCAAACTGATGGTTCTATCATCCGAGGAGCAAATTGCAAACCTCTAGCAATGGGAACAACGATGACTGCCCATGATGGAAAGCCTGACACTGACTTGAATGAGACAGAAACTTCTGATACTAAAGGTGCTTTGACTTCCAATGACTTTGGTAATCCTGGAAGTGGACAGTCAGCATCTCCAAATTTTAATCAAAGCAATCATGGGACTGGTGCGGAAATATCAGCTGAGTCTAATGCAGGAAAAGGTAAGGTTACTGGAATTATAGAGGCTACTTCAATGGCAAACAATCCTGTGCTCGCTCAGATAGGAGCTTCAAATGCTTAA